In Tistrella mobilis, the genomic window CGGCCGGCAATTCCGGCTCGGGCAGCAGCAATCTTGAGCCGCAGAGCGGGACGCCGTCAGGCAACCCCGCCGGCGGCGGCACCTGATCGGTCCGACCGTGAAGCAGGTCGCCGGAAGGGTGCGCCGGCGATCGGGTTCCCCTCAAGGACCGACAGGACGGGTCGGGTGTGCCACATGGCGCATCCGGCCCGTTCCCTTTTGCGCACGCGACTGCCATGCGGCGTCATGCCGCCCCGGAACCCGCCCTGTGGGCGGGTTTTCTGATTCTGTGACCCCTGTCACCGACCTGCATTGTCTGCAGACGACCCCTCCCGAATTTCTGGACCCGATCATCCAGAAATGTCTTGAAGCCCGCGCCGGATCGGCCATCTTGTGCGGGAACCAATTCGTGGTCGCCCTGGTCCAGTAATTTGGGCGGTCCGGTCATTCGGCGGAGGCGGTATGAAGAAGATCATCCTCGGCGTGGTGGTCGTTGCGGCACTGGCCGGCGGGGGCTGGTACGGTGCGGAGTGGTGGCGCCATGGTCGCTTCGTCGAAAGCACCGACGACGCCTATGTCCACGGCGACATCGCCAATATCGCACCGCGTGTGGCCGGCCAGGTCACCGAGGTGGCGGTCAAGGACAACACCGCGATCGATGCCGGCGCCCTGCTGTTCCGGATCGACGATGCCGACTACAGGGCCAAGGTCGCCGAAGCCGAGGCGGCGCTGGCGCGCGCCAGGGCATCGGTGGGCGTGATCGACCGTCAGCTTGAACTCCAGAAGACCGAGATCGCGCGCGCCGAGGCGGGCGTCGCCTCGGCCGAGGCCGAACGCGCCCGCGCCACCGGTGATCTCAAGCGCTATGCCGAACTGAACCGTACCGCGGCCGCCAGTGCCCAGCGCTACGACACCGCCCGTGCCGATGCCCGCAAGGCCGAGGCGTCGCTGGCCGAGGCCAGGGCGGCCGTGGCGGCTGCCGAAGGTCAGGTGCCGGTGCTGGAGGCGAACCGGGTGGAGGCCGAGGCGGAGATCGCCTCTGCCGAAGCGACGCTTCAGGCGGCCCGGCTCGATCTTGCCCATACCGTGGTGCGTGCGCCGCAGTCGGGGATCGTCGCCAACCGGTCGGTCGAACCCGGTGAGTATGTCAAGGCGGGCCAGACCGCGCTCGCGATCGTGCCGCTGCCCGAGACCTATGTGGTCGCGAACTTCAAGGAAACCCAGCTTGCGGCGATGCGTCCCGGTCAGCCGGTGACCATCGCGGTCGATGCCCTTGGCGGGCGGGAACTCCATGGCCGGGTCGAGAGCCTGTCGCCGGCCAGCGGTGCCCGCTTCAGCCTGCTGCCGCCCGAGAACGCCACCGGCAACTTCACCAAGATCGTCCAGCGCGTGCCCGTCCGCATCGCGGTCGACGCGGCCGACCCGGCGGCGAAGCTGCTGGTGCCGGGACTGTCGGTGGTGGTGGCCGTCGATACCGCTGCCGAGCCCGCGGCCGAAGCGGTTCAGCCGCAGTACGGCCTGGGTGCCGAGCCCACGGCCCCGCGCCTGGCGCAGCGCT contains:
- a CDS encoding efflux RND transporter periplasmic adaptor subunit codes for the protein MKKIILGVVVVAALAGGGWYGAEWWRHGRFVESTDDAYVHGDIANIAPRVAGQVTEVAVKDNTAIDAGALLFRIDDADYRAKVAEAEAALARARASVGVIDRQLELQKTEIARAEAGVASAEAERARATGDLKRYAELNRTAAASAQRYDTARADARKAEASLAEARAAVAAAEGQVPVLEANRVEAEAEIASAEATLQAARLDLAHTVVRAPQSGIVANRSVEPGEYVKAGQTALAIVPLPETYVVANFKETQLAAMRPGQPVTIAVDALGGRELHGRVESLSPASGARFSLLPPENATGNFTKIVQRVPVRIAVDAADPAAKLLVPGLSVVVAVDTAAEPAAEAVQPQYGLGAEPTAPRLAQR